A segment of the Acidobacteriota bacterium genome:
GGTAGTTGACCGCAAAGCCGGTGTTTCGCTTGGAACTCAATTCAAATTCGGACGAATAACTTTAGAGGTTGTCGGATTGACGGAAGGCGTTGTTTCAAATTCGGGAGATTCAGCCGCTTTTATCACGCTTGAAGACGCACAGGAACTTCAGTTTCTTAAATCCAATGAAGCGATTCGTAACGACCGGGCACGTCTGCAAGCAGATTTGTCAGAAAATCCCAAACTTGCCGGTGTTTCTGCCGAGAATCTTTCTTCGTTACTCCAAAGTTCACATATCGCCAATGTTATTTTGGTTCGGCTGGAATCCTGGGCAAATGCCGAAGAAGTGGCAAAAAATATAGCACGCTGGACGCATTACAATGTTTTGACAACCCAGCAGCAAGAAGATTTTTTAGCAAAAAATGTAATCGAAAGAGCGAGACAACAAATCCTTCTATTCCGCATAATTCTCTTGGTCGTGGCGGCTGTGATCATCGCCCTCATCATTTACACGATGACACTTGAGAAAACCAGAGATATTGCAACCCTGAAAATTATCGGGGCCCCAAACTCAAAAATAGTCGGTTTGATTTTGCAGCAATCATTGATTTTGGGATTTCTTGGATTTGTATTCGGAACCATAATTATTAGTTTGACTTACGAGTATTTTCCGCGTCGTCTCGTGTTGCTGGTCAGCGATCAAATAATGGTTTTTGGAATCGTAATTGGTATTTGTATCGCGGCCAGTGGGATTGGCATACACAAAGCTCTGAGTATTGACGCGACGACGGCCATGGCGGGGTAAAATACTCACGCAAATTTCAGACTTTTCGGGCTTGTTGGAGAATAATGCAGCAGGTTTCGGCTCAAAATTTAACCAAGATTTTCGGGGAAGGTGATACGGAGGTTATCGCTCTCAAAGATGCGAGTTTGGATGTTGAAGCAGGTGAAGTGGTCGCCTTAATGGGACCGAGCGGATCAGGAAAGACCACACTTTTACGGGCTGTTTCGCTGATTGATCCACCAACCAGCGGAAAAATCGAAATTGCCGGAGAGACGATTTTCGAAGAAAAGAAAGTGTTGATTGATGATCGATTGCTGCGGCGACAGCGAATGGGAATCATTTTTCAATCCTACAATCTGATTCCGTTTCTAACGGTTGTCCAAAATGTTGCTCTTGTCTTAACCCTCAACGGCGTTTCAAATCGAGAAGCTCTAAAACGCGCCAGAGCATTATTGGAAAGACTTGATTTAGCTCATCGGGCAGATATTTACCCAGCCACGCTTTCCGGTGGTGAACAACAGCGAGTAGCGGTTGCCCGTGCCGTCGTCAACGACCCGGTAGTGATTCTCGCCGATGAGCCAACCGCCGCACTTGATTCCGAAAGAGGCAAAGCCGTTATGGATTTATTACGGCAACTCGGACACGAGAAACGAGCAGCAGTCATTGTCGTAACTCATGACGAGCGCATGGTTAAAGGCTTCGACCGCATTTATCACTTGAACGATGGAATTCTTACGGTTGAACATTTGAATTCTAAAGAAAAGAACGGACATTCGGCGATGGAATGATTTTGCCGAAAATTGAAGAATTATTGATGGCTGTGAGTTG
Coding sequences within it:
- a CDS encoding ABC transporter permease, whose protein sequence is MNLALHDVEYRLGRFILTAVGLGLLLTTVMAMNGIYAGMVEDALSIVRAPKVDLWVVQKDTNGPFAESSRVPEDLYRNILTVSGVSEASPVAYQLLQIEHQEKILRLQVIGYRLGGLGGPPAIAAGRPILKNRYEMVVDRKAGVSLGTQFKFGRITLEVVGLTEGVVSNSGDSAAFITLEDAQELQFLKSNEAIRNDRARLQADLSENPKLAGVSAENLSSLLQSSHIANVILVRLESWANAEEVAKNIARWTHYNVLTTQQQEDFLAKNVIERARQQILLFRIILLVVAAVIIALIIYTMTLEKTRDIATLKIIGAPNSKIVGLILQQSLILGFLGFVFGTIIISLTYEYFPRRLVLLVSDQIMVFGIVIGICIAASGIGIHKALSIDATTAMAG
- a CDS encoding ABC transporter ATP-binding protein — translated: MQQVSAQNLTKIFGEGDTEVIALKDASLDVEAGEVVALMGPSGSGKTTLLRAVSLIDPPTSGKIEIAGETIFEEKKVLIDDRLLRRQRMGIIFQSYNLIPFLTVVQNVALVLTLNGVSNREALKRARALLERLDLAHRADIYPATLSGGEQQRVAVARAVVNDPVVILADEPTAALDSERGKAVMDLLRQLGHEKRAAVIVVTHDERMVKGFDRIYHLNDGILTVEHLNSKEKNGHSAME